From Pseudomonas sp. stari2, a single genomic window includes:
- a CDS encoding DUF6124 family protein has product MNKVVPDPPLESPTPLEEAMRAEDLARNREAIKRALDFYLCPNPSKPRPSTMYMVTPNVDTESLLANACESLASASTIASNFANELSGSQRSTALGIQQIIMLAELAVNRALDRALDRVDPQT; this is encoded by the coding sequence ATGAACAAGGTTGTCCCCGATCCACCCCTCGAATCACCCACCCCCCTCGAAGAAGCCATGCGCGCCGAAGACCTCGCCCGCAACCGCGAAGCCATCAAGCGCGCCCTCGATTTCTATCTTTGCCCCAACCCTTCCAAACCGCGCCCGAGCACGATGTATATGGTCACGCCCAACGTCGACACCGAAAGCCTGCTGGCCAACGCCTGCGAGTCCCTGGCGTCGGCCAGTACCATCGCCAGCAATTTCGCCAATGAACTCAGCGGTTCGCAGCGCAGTACGGCGCTCGGGATCCAGCAGATCATCATGCTGGCCGAGCTGGCGGTGAACCGGGCGCTGGATCGGGCGCTGGATCGGGTTGATCCGCAAACCTGA
- a CDS encoding SIMPL domain-containing protein (The SIMPL domain is named for its presence in mouse protein SIMPL (signalling molecule that associates with mouse pelle-like kinase). Bacterial member BP26, from Brucella, was shown to assemble into a channel-like structure, while YggE from E. coli has been associated with resistance to oxidative stress.): MHTFRRSAALLALTVGSVASLPALAADELHYNQISLRAEVSQEVARDLMIVTLYTEEQNTDPAKLAADVSTTMNKALAQAKQVKDITLRQGSRNSYPIYDTKGQKITGWRERAELRLESADFAALSKLTGELLTDLKMGGMDFAIADPTRKASEDKLLKEAVTAFKARAQLATDALGGKGYKIVNLNLNSNGFPQPYMRAPMMMKAAGMDSAPVTPEVEAGTSQVSLTADGSIEVLMQ; encoded by the coding sequence ATGCACACATTTCGCCGCAGCGCCGCCCTTCTCGCCCTGACCGTCGGCAGTGTCGCCAGCCTTCCGGCCCTGGCGGCCGATGAGCTGCACTACAACCAGATTTCCCTGCGTGCCGAAGTCAGCCAAGAAGTGGCCCGCGACCTGATGATCGTGACCCTCTACACCGAAGAACAGAACACTGACCCGGCCAAACTCGCCGCCGACGTCAGCACCACCATGAACAAGGCCCTGGCCCAGGCCAAGCAAGTCAAAGACATCACCCTGCGCCAGGGCAGCCGCAACAGCTACCCGATCTACGACACCAAGGGCCAGAAAATCACCGGCTGGCGCGAACGCGCCGAACTGCGCCTGGAAAGCGCCGACTTCGCCGCCCTGTCCAAACTCACCGGCGAGTTGCTGACCGACCTGAAAATGGGCGGCATGGACTTCGCCATCGCCGACCCGACCCGCAAGGCCAGCGAAGACAAACTGCTGAAAGAAGCCGTTACCGCCTTCAAGGCCCGCGCCCAACTGGCCACCGACGCCTTGGGTGGCAAGGGCTACAAAATCGTCAACCTGAACCTCAACAGCAACGGCTTCCCACAACCGTACATGCGCGCCCCGATGATGATGAAAGCCGCCGGCATGGATTCGGCGCCCGTCACGCCTGAAGTCGAAGCCGGCACCAGCCAGGTCAGCCTGACCGCTGATGGCTCGATTGAAGTGTTGATGCAGTAA
- a CDS encoding ATP-binding protein yields MLAPVQLTSATRQNLWRLTFIRTLVLAAQAGSVGLAYWLELLPLPWVQLVMTLGCSILLCVFTAVRLRTSWPVTELEYALQLACDLVIHSALLYFSGGSTNPFVSYYLVPLTIAAVTLPWRYSVVLSGIALALYTLMLTHFYPLETLPVARENLQIYGMWLSFALAAAVITFFAARMAEELRRQEELRAIRREEGLRDQQLLAVATQAAGAAHELGTPLATMSVLLNEMQQDHHDPMLQEDLKVLKDQVKLCKETLQQLVRAAEANRRMAVEMQDVTEWLDEALNRWHLMRPEASYRFQRLGQGPLPRVAPPPDLTQALLNLLNNAADACPENLQVTLDWTAEDLTISIRDHGAGVPLAIAEQIGKPFFTTKGKGFGLGLFLSKASVTRAGGSVKLYSHEEGGTLTELRLPHGARGEQHE; encoded by the coding sequence ATGCTCGCCCCCGTACAACTGACTTCCGCCACTCGCCAGAACCTCTGGCGGCTGACTTTCATCCGCACTCTGGTGCTCGCCGCGCAGGCCGGTTCCGTGGGCCTGGCCTACTGGCTGGAGCTGTTGCCGTTGCCGTGGGTGCAACTGGTGATGACCCTCGGCTGTTCGATCCTGCTGTGTGTGTTCACCGCCGTGCGCCTGCGCACTTCGTGGCCGGTCACCGAGCTCGAATACGCGCTGCAACTGGCCTGCGATCTGGTTATCCACAGTGCCTTGCTGTATTTCTCCGGGGGGTCGACCAACCCGTTCGTTTCGTATTATCTGGTGCCGCTGACCATCGCTGCGGTGACGCTGCCGTGGCGTTATTCCGTGGTGCTGTCCGGTATTGCGCTGGCCTTGTACACCCTGATGCTGACGCATTTCTATCCGCTGGAAACCCTGCCGGTCGCCCGGGAAAACCTGCAAATCTACGGCATGTGGCTGAGTTTTGCCCTCGCGGCAGCGGTGATTACCTTCTTCGCTGCGCGCATGGCTGAAGAGCTGCGCCGCCAGGAAGAGTTACGCGCGATCCGCCGTGAAGAAGGCCTGCGCGATCAGCAATTGCTGGCCGTGGCGACTCAGGCCGCCGGTGCCGCTCATGAACTGGGCACACCGCTGGCGACCATGAGCGTGTTGCTCAATGAAATGCAGCAGGATCATCACGACCCGATGCTTCAGGAAGACCTGAAGGTGTTGAAAGATCAGGTCAAGCTCTGCAAGGAGACCCTGCAGCAACTGGTGCGCGCCGCCGAAGCCAATCGTCGGATGGCGGTGGAGATGCAGGACGTCACCGAGTGGCTCGACGAGGCGCTCAACCGCTGGCACCTGATGCGTCCGGAAGCCAGTTATCGCTTCCAGCGCCTGGGCCAGGGCCCGCTGCCTCGTGTGGCGCCGCCCCCGGATCTGACCCAGGCCTTGTTGAATCTGTTGAACAACGCCGCCGACGCCTGCCCGGAAAACCTTCAGGTGACCCTGGACTGGACCGCCGAAGACCTGACCATCAGCATTCGCGATCATGGCGCTGGTGTGCCGCTGGCCATCGCCGAGCAGATCGGCAAACCGTTTTTTACCACCAAGGGCAAAGGTTTCGGCCTGGGCCTGTTTTTGAGCAAGGCCAGCGTGACACGCGCCGGCGGCTCAGTGAAACTCTATAGTCATGAGGAAGGCGGCACGCTCACCGAGCTGCGCCTGCCCCACGGCGCCCGAGGAGAGCAACATGAGTGA
- a CDS encoding response regulator transcription factor has protein sequence MSDEIQVEGEELPHLLLVDDDATFTRVMARAMARRGFRVSTAGSAEEGLTIAQADLPDYAALDLKMDGDSGLVLLPKLLELDPEMRVVILTGYSSIATAVEAIKRGACNYLCKPADADDVLAALLSEHADLDSLVPENPMSVDRLQWEHIQRVLTEHEGNISATARALGMHRRTLQRKLQKRPVRR, from the coding sequence ATGAGTGACGAAATCCAAGTCGAAGGCGAAGAACTGCCGCATTTGCTGCTGGTCGATGACGATGCGACCTTCACCCGGGTGATGGCCCGTGCCATGGCCCGCCGTGGTTTCCGCGTCAGCACCGCCGGTTCCGCCGAGGAAGGCCTGACCATCGCCCAGGCCGATCTGCCGGACTACGCCGCGCTGGACCTGAAAATGGACGGCGACTCCGGTCTGGTCCTGCTGCCGAAGCTGCTGGAACTGGACCCGGAGATGCGCGTGGTGATCCTCACCGGTTATTCGAGCATTGCCACCGCCGTCGAAGCGATCAAGCGCGGCGCCTGCAATTACCTGTGCAAACCGGCCGACGCCGACGACGTGCTGGCAGCGCTGCTGTCCGAACACGCCGATCTCGACAGCCTGGTGCCGGAAAACCCGATGTCGGTGGATCGCCTGCAGTGGGAACACATCCAGCGCGTGCTGACCGAGCACGAAGGCAACATCTCCGCCACTGCCCGCGCCCTGGGCATGCACCGTCGTACCCTGCAGCGCAAGCTGCAGAAGCGCCCGGTTCGTCGCTGA
- a CDS encoding ABC transporter ATP-binding protein/permease — MNQNAEYSAVNDAVRGQFFRKVWAMTTPYWRSEEKGKAWTLLIAVIALSLFSVAISVWINSWYKDFYNALQKKDEAAFWQLILYFCGIATVAILGAVYRLYLTQMLTIRWRAWLTENHFKRWLGHKNYYQLEQGGYTDNPDQRISEDLNTFTANTLSLGLGLIRTVVSLVSFSIILWGVSGSIEVFGFEIPGYMFWCALLYAAVGSWLTHLIGRRLIGLNNQQQRFEADLRFSMVRVRENAESIALYNGEPNENRRLSSRFGLVWQNFWDIMRVSKRLTFFTSGYGQIAIIFPFIVAAPRYLSGKIELGELMQINSAFGNVQENFSWFISAYSELAAWRATCDRLLSFRQAMSDNEDRAPAIDVQNQGSELKLHNLGLDLADGRHLLTSADMTVEAGDRVMLSGRSGSGKSTLLRAMGHLWPAGHGSIRLPSARYLFLPQKPYLPIGTLREALSYPQPGDTYAPERYAQMLETCRLPHLVARLDEANHWQRMLSPGEQQRLAFARALLYAPHWLYMDEATSAMDEEDEATLYQALIDQLPGLSIVSVGHRSSLKRFHPRHVRIDSGHLVEQTVTA, encoded by the coding sequence ATGAATCAGAACGCTGAATATTCCGCGGTCAACGATGCTGTGCGCGGGCAGTTTTTTCGCAAGGTGTGGGCGATGACCACGCCTTACTGGCGCAGCGAAGAGAAGGGCAAGGCCTGGACATTGCTGATTGCCGTGATTGCGCTGTCGCTGTTCAGCGTGGCGATCTCGGTGTGGATCAACAGTTGGTACAAGGATTTCTACAACGCTCTGCAGAAGAAGGATGAGGCGGCGTTCTGGCAGTTGATCCTGTATTTCTGCGGCATTGCCACGGTGGCGATCCTGGGCGCGGTGTATCGCCTGTACCTGACGCAGATGCTGACCATCCGCTGGCGGGCATGGCTCACCGAGAACCACTTCAAGCGCTGGCTAGGGCACAAGAATTACTACCAGCTGGAGCAGGGCGGCTACACCGACAACCCTGACCAACGGATTTCCGAAGACCTCAACACCTTCACTGCCAATACCCTGAGTCTCGGGCTGGGACTGATCCGCACGGTGGTCAGCCTGGTGTCGTTCTCGATCATTCTGTGGGGTGTGTCCGGCAGCATCGAAGTTTTCGGCTTCGAAATTCCCGGCTACATGTTCTGGTGTGCGCTGCTGTATGCAGCGGTCGGCAGTTGGCTGACGCACCTGATCGGTCGGCGCCTGATCGGCCTGAACAACCAACAACAACGCTTTGAAGCTGACCTGCGTTTTTCCATGGTGCGAGTGCGCGAGAATGCCGAAAGTATTGCGCTGTACAACGGCGAACCGAACGAAAATCGTCGTTTGAGCAGCCGTTTCGGGCTGGTCTGGCAGAACTTCTGGGACATCATGCGCGTGTCCAAGCGCCTGACATTCTTCACGTCCGGTTATGGCCAGATCGCGATCATTTTTCCGTTTATCGTGGCAGCACCGCGCTATCTCTCAGGCAAGATCGAGTTGGGTGAGCTGATGCAGATCAACTCGGCGTTCGGCAACGTGCAGGAGAACTTCAGCTGGTTCATCAGCGCGTATTCGGAACTGGCTGCCTGGCGCGCCACTTGTGATCGTCTGTTGAGTTTCCGTCAGGCCATGAGTGACAACGAAGACAGGGCACCGGCCATCGATGTGCAAAATCAGGGCAGCGAGTTGAAGTTACACAACCTCGGGCTCGATCTGGCCGATGGTCGTCACCTGCTGACCAGCGCCGACATGACCGTGGAGGCGGGCGACCGGGTAATGCTCAGTGGCCGCTCCGGCAGCGGCAAGTCGACACTCTTGCGGGCGATGGGGCATCTGTGGCCCGCCGGACACGGCAGTATCCGCCTGCCGTCCGCCCGCTATCTGTTCCTGCCGCAAAAGCCGTACCTGCCGATTGGGACCTTGCGCGAAGCCTTGAGTTATCCACAGCCGGGCGACACTTACGCGCCAGAGCGTTATGCACAAATGCTGGAAACCTGCCGTCTGCCGCATCTGGTGGCACGTCTGGACGAAGCCAACCACTGGCAACGCATGCTCTCGCCGGGTGAGCAGCAACGTCTGGCCTTCGCCCGTGCGCTGCTCTACGCACCGCACTGGCTGTACATGGACGAAGCGACGTCGGCGATGGACGAAGAAGACGAGGCCACGCTGTATCAGGCGCTGATCGATCAGTTGCCGGGCCTGAGCATCGTCAGCGTCGGCCATCGCAGCAGCCTCAAGCGCTTCCATCCACGGCATGTGCGGATCGACAGCGGGCATCTGGTCGAGCAGACCGTGACGGCCTGA
- a CDS encoding FadR/GntR family transcriptional regulator, with product METPIDTPRLPRKRRSLAQELVTVLTEQIRDGLLKRGDKLPTESAIMEAHGVSRTVVREAISRLQAAGQVETRHGIGTFVLDTPSPSGFRIDPATVVTLRDVLAILEFRISLEVESAGLAAQRRSAEQLAAMRAALDALNESVAHASDAVASDFQFHLQIALSTGNRYFTDIMTHLGTSIIPRTRLNSARLAHDDQQHYMNRLSREHEEIYEAIARQDADAARAAMRLHLTNSRERLRQAHEEAQAQG from the coding sequence ATGGAAACCCCGATCGACACCCCGCGCCTCCCTCGCAAGCGCCGCAGCCTGGCACAGGAACTGGTGACGGTGCTGACCGAGCAAATCCGCGACGGTCTGCTCAAGCGTGGCGACAAGTTGCCCACCGAGTCGGCGATCATGGAAGCCCATGGCGTCAGCCGCACCGTGGTGCGTGAGGCGATTTCCCGGCTGCAGGCTGCGGGGCAGGTCGAAACCCGCCATGGCATCGGCACCTTCGTGCTCGACACGCCGAGCCCGAGCGGTTTTCGGATCGACCCGGCCACCGTAGTCACCCTGCGTGACGTACTGGCGATTCTCGAATTTCGCATCAGCCTGGAAGTCGAATCCGCCGGCCTCGCCGCACAGCGTCGCAGCGCCGAGCAATTGGCCGCCATGCGCGCCGCTCTGGATGCGCTGAACGAAAGCGTGGCCCATGCCAGCGATGCAGTGGCGTCGGACTTCCAGTTTCATCTGCAAATTGCGCTGTCCACCGGCAACCGCTACTTCACCGACATCATGACCCACCTGGGCACCAGCATCATTCCGCGCACGCGGCTGAACTCCGCGCGCCTGGCCCATGACGATCAACAGCACTACATGAATCGCCTGAGCCGCGAGCACGAGGAAATCTACGAGGCCATTGCCCGTCAGGATGCCGATGCCGCTCGCGCGGCCATGCGCCTGCACCTGACCAACAGCCGCGAACGACTGCGTCAGGCCCACGAAGAGGCGCAGGCACAGGGCTGA
- a CDS encoding phospholipase: MSGLQPKCLEQPTPVIARFDDLFTPGGIDFSAENPHLVLHIADSHSDVEPSPALTGKAMKVKPPLRFEGAEHTAIGDNTRLRFVENAEPVLAQNVPLHLPNGLALTYGQVLALGGDFYGIADRPINEGATPAERLQRFSAAFDTLAVLPASKAEAPQILAIMQKEIDAVKQAIKDGKPPHEAYDALGDTLSEEWNKITGGGSFVSALFPLGRYLKLAANNADHFGEWARQAYIAGHTLALQTAAAAHASQDELQLERAYAMNAFADHYLTDLFSSGHLRVPRKAMAAAVTPSDLGSLITRFMHDEDSKFGLKVRNGHDEQWRAFGDKRYFDATDADNRNQVNQAVQDSADEVYAAYSTGNVPTTFNALQRLPDLTFVMSLTNNFSPLFRLQGNKVLRRKDVNNLNDTATVDDWWGWSTYLLLKDYHPTGNTN, encoded by the coding sequence ATGTCCGGTCTACAACCAAAATGCCTTGAACAACCCACACCGGTCATCGCCCGTTTCGATGATCTTTTTACCCCAGGCGGCATCGACTTCAGTGCCGAAAACCCGCATCTGGTGCTGCACATTGCCGACTCCCACAGCGATGTCGAACCCTCCCCCGCACTGACCGGAAAAGCCATGAAAGTCAAACCGCCGCTGCGCTTCGAAGGCGCGGAACACACGGCGATCGGTGATAACACCCGGTTGCGCTTCGTCGAAAATGCCGAGCCGGTGCTCGCACAAAATGTTCCTTTGCACCTGCCGAACGGGTTGGCGCTGACCTATGGCCAGGTGCTCGCGCTGGGTGGCGATTTCTACGGAATCGCCGACCGGCCGATCAACGAAGGCGCCACCCCGGCAGAACGCCTACAACGTTTTTCGGCGGCGTTCGACACCCTCGCCGTTCTGCCGGCGTCAAAGGCCGAAGCGCCGCAAATTCTGGCGATCATGCAAAAAGAGATCGATGCGGTTAAACAGGCGATCAAGGACGGCAAACCACCCCACGAAGCCTATGACGCGCTGGGAGATACGTTGTCGGAAGAGTGGAACAAGATCACCGGTGGTGGCAGTTTCGTCTCGGCACTTTTCCCGCTCGGTCGCTACCTGAAACTGGCGGCGAATAACGCTGACCACTTTGGCGAATGGGCCCGACAGGCCTACATCGCCGGGCACACCCTGGCCCTGCAGACCGCCGCAGCCGCCCACGCCAGTCAGGACGAGCTGCAACTGGAACGGGCCTACGCCATGAACGCGTTCGCCGACCACTACCTCACCGACCTGTTCTCTTCCGGGCATTTGCGAGTGCCGCGCAAGGCCATGGCCGCGGCGGTGACGCCAAGCGATCTGGGCTCGTTGATCACCCGTTTCATGCACGACGAAGACAGCAAATTCGGGCTCAAGGTGCGCAACGGACATGACGAGCAATGGCGCGCGTTCGGTGACAAACGCTACTTCGATGCCACGGACGCCGACAACCGCAATCAGGTGAATCAAGCGGTGCAGGATTCGGCGGACGAGGTCTATGCTGCGTATTCAACCGGCAACGTGCCGACCACCTTCAACGCGCTGCAACGGTTGCCGGATCTGACTTTCGTGATGAGTCTGACGAACAACTTTTCGCCACTGTTCCGCCTTCAGGGCAACAAAGTCCTGCGGCGCAAGGACGTGAACAACCTCAACGACACCGCCACCGTCGACGACTGGTGGGGCTGGAGCACTTACCTGCTGCTCAAGGACTATCACCCGACCGGCAACACGAATTAA
- the kdgD gene encoding 5-dehydro-4-deoxyglucarate dehydratase, which yields MNPQELKSILSAGLLSFPVTDFNAQGDFNRAGYIKRLEWLAPYGASALFAAGGTGEFFSLAASEYSEIIKTAVDTCASSVPILAGVGGSTRQAIEYAQEAERLGAKGLLLLPHYLTEASQDGVAAHVEAVCKSVNIGVVVYNRNVCRLTAPLLERLAERCPNLIGYKDGLGDIELMVSIRRRLGDRFSYLGGLPTAEVYAAAYKALGVPVYSSAVFNFIPKTAMDFYHAIAREDHATVGKIIDDFFLPYLDIRNRKAGYAVSIVKAGAKIAGYDAGPVRAPLTDLTREEYEMLAALIDKQGAQ from the coding sequence ATGAATCCACAAGAACTGAAGTCCATCCTCTCCGCCGGCCTGCTGTCTTTCCCGGTCACCGATTTCAATGCCCAGGGCGATTTCAACCGCGCGGGCTACATCAAACGCCTGGAGTGGCTGGCCCCGTACGGTGCTTCGGCCCTGTTCGCCGCCGGTGGCACCGGTGAGTTTTTCTCCCTGGCCGCCAGCGAATATTCGGAAATCATCAAGACTGCCGTCGATACCTGCGCCAGCAGCGTGCCGATCCTTGCCGGTGTCGGTGGTTCGACCCGCCAGGCCATCGAATACGCTCAGGAAGCCGAGCGTCTGGGCGCCAAAGGTCTGTTGCTGCTGCCGCACTACCTGACCGAAGCCAGCCAGGACGGCGTTGCCGCCCACGTTGAAGCGGTGTGCAAATCGGTCAACATCGGTGTGGTGGTCTACAACCGCAACGTCTGCCGCCTGACCGCACCGCTGCTGGAGCGTCTGGCCGAGCGCTGCCCGAACCTGATCGGTTACAAGGACGGTCTGGGCGATATCGAGCTGATGGTGTCGATCCGTCGTCGCCTCGGCGATCGCTTCAGCTACCTCGGTGGCCTGCCGACCGCAGAAGTCTATGCCGCTGCCTACAAGGCACTGGGCGTGCCGGTCTACTCGTCGGCGGTGTTCAACTTCATCCCGAAAACCGCGATGGACTTCTACCACGCGATTGCCCGCGAAGATCACGCCACCGTCGGCAAGATCATCGACGACTTCTTCCTGCCGTACCTGGACATCCGCAACCGCAAGGCCGGTTACGCCGTGAGCATCGTCAAGGCAGGCGCCAAGATCGCCGGCTATGACGCAGGCCCGGTGCGGGCGCCGCTGACCGACCTGACCCGCGAAGAGTACGAAATGCTCGCCGCGCTGATCGACAAGCAAGGTGCGCAGTAA
- a CDS encoding aldehyde dehydrogenase family protein has translation MTKRYDNYINGEWVAGNDYSVNINPSELSDTIGDYAKADLAQVNAAIDAARAAFPAWSTSGIQARHDSLDKVGTEILARREELGTLLAREEGKTLPEAIGEVTRAGNIFKFFAGECLRLSGDYVPSVRPGVNVEVTREALGVVGLITPWNFPIAIPSWKIAPALAYGNCVVLKPADLVPGCAWALAEIISRAGFPAGVFNLVMGSGRVVGEALVNSPKVDGISFTGSVGVGRQIAVNCVSRQAKVQLEMGGKNPQIILDDADLKQAVELSVQSAFYSTGQRCTASSRLIVTAGIHDKFVEAMAERMKSIKVGHALKAGTDIGPVVSQAQLEQDLKYIDIGQSEGARVVSGGGLVTCDTEGYFLAPTLFADSEASMRISREEIFGPVANIVRVADYEAALAMANDTEFGLSAGIATTSLKYANHFKRHSQAGMVMVNLPTAGVDYHVPFGGRKGSSYGSREQGRYAQEFYTVVKTAYIGS, from the coding sequence GTGACCAAGCGCTATGACAATTACATCAACGGTGAATGGGTCGCCGGCAACGATTACTCGGTCAACATCAACCCGTCCGAGCTGAGCGACACCATCGGCGACTACGCCAAGGCTGATCTGGCTCAGGTCAACGCCGCCATCGACGCCGCTCGCGCCGCGTTCCCTGCGTGGTCGACTTCGGGCATTCAGGCTCGCCACGACTCGCTGGACAAAGTCGGCACCGAGATCCTCGCCCGCCGCGAAGAACTCGGCACCCTGCTGGCCCGGGAAGAGGGCAAGACCCTGCCGGAAGCCATCGGCGAAGTGACCCGCGCCGGCAATATCTTCAAGTTCTTCGCCGGCGAGTGCCTGCGTCTGTCCGGCGACTACGTGCCGTCGGTGCGCCCGGGCGTCAACGTTGAAGTCACCCGCGAAGCCCTCGGCGTGGTCGGCCTGATCACCCCGTGGAATTTCCCGATTGCCATCCCGTCATGGAAAATCGCCCCGGCCCTGGCCTACGGCAACTGCGTGGTGTTGAAACCGGCAGATCTGGTACCGGGTTGCGCCTGGGCCCTGGCCGAAATCATCTCTCGCGCGGGCTTCCCGGCCGGCGTGTTCAACCTGGTGATGGGCAGCGGTCGCGTGGTCGGTGAAGCGCTGGTCAACAGCCCGAAAGTCGACGGCATCAGCTTCACCGGCTCCGTCGGCGTCGGTCGTCAGATCGCGGTCAACTGCGTTTCGCGCCAGGCCAAGGTTCAGCTGGAAATGGGCGGTAAGAACCCGCAGATCATTCTCGACGACGCCGACCTCAAGCAGGCGGTGGAGCTGTCAGTGCAGAGCGCGTTCTACTCCACCGGCCAGCGTTGCACTGCGTCGAGCCGTTTGATCGTCACTGCCGGGATTCATGACAAGTTCGTCGAAGCGATGGCCGAGCGCATGAAATCGATCAAGGTCGGCCATGCGCTGAAGGCTGGCACCGATATCGGTCCGGTGGTCTCGCAAGCGCAGCTTGAACAGGACCTGAAGTACATCGACATCGGTCAGTCCGAAGGTGCCCGGGTGGTCAGCGGCGGTGGTCTGGTGACCTGCGACACCGAGGGTTACTTCCTCGCGCCAACGCTGTTTGCCGACAGCGAAGCCTCTATGCGCATCAGCCGCGAAGAGATCTTCGGCCCGGTGGCCAACATCGTCCGCGTGGCCGATTACGAGGCTGCACTGGCCATGGCCAACGACACCGAATTCGGCCTGTCGGCGGGTATCGCCACCACGTCGCTGAAGTACGCCAACCACTTCAAGCGTCATTCCCAGGCCGGGATGGTGATGGTCAACCTGCCGACCGCCGGTGTCGATTACCACGTTCCGTTCGGTGGCCGTAAGGGCTCATCCTATGGCTCACGTGAGCAAGGCCGCTATGCGCAAGAGTTCTACACCGTAGTGAAAACCGCCTACATCGGTTCGTAA
- a CDS encoding MFS transporter, translating into MQSSKPTHVRYLILLMLFLVTTINYADRATIAIAGSSLQKDLGIDAVTLGYIFSAFGWAYVAGQIPGGWLLDRFGSKKVYALSIFTWSLFTVLQGFVGEFGMSTAIVALFMLRFLVGLAEAPSFPGNARIVAAWFPTAERGTASAIFNSAQYFATVLFAPLMGWIVYAFGWEHVFIVMGVFGIVFSLIWLKVIHSPRQHPMANEAEVKFIADNGGMVDMDQKQGKRADGPKWDYIRQLLTNRMMLGVYLGQYCINGITYFFLTWFPVYLVQERGMTILKAGFIASLPAICGFIGGVLGGVISDYLLRKGHSLTFARKAPIIAGLLVSSSIVACNYVDVEWMVVGFMALAFFGKGVGALGWAVVSDTSPKQIAGLSGGLFNTFGNIASITTPIVIGYIISSTGSFKWALVFVGANALVAVISYLVIVGPIKRVVLKEPPANGGSEATGKLSQAHS; encoded by the coding sequence ATGCAATCGTCCAAGCCGACTCACGTCCGCTATTTGATTCTGCTCATGTTGTTCCTGGTGACCACGATCAACTACGCCGACCGCGCCACCATCGCGATCGCTGGTTCCAGTTTGCAAAAAGACCTCGGCATCGATGCGGTCACCCTCGGCTACATCTTCTCTGCATTCGGTTGGGCCTACGTGGCCGGGCAAATTCCCGGCGGCTGGCTGCTCGATCGTTTCGGCTCGAAAAAAGTCTATGCCCTGAGCATTTTCACCTGGTCGCTGTTCACCGTGCTGCAAGGCTTCGTCGGTGAGTTCGGCATGTCCACGGCCATCGTCGCGCTATTCATGTTGCGCTTCCTGGTAGGCCTGGCCGAAGCGCCTTCGTTCCCCGGCAACGCGCGCATCGTCGCGGCCTGGTTCCCGACCGCTGAGCGCGGCACCGCTTCGGCGATCTTCAACTCGGCGCAATATTTCGCCACCGTGCTGTTCGCGCCGCTGATGGGCTGGATCGTCTATGCCTTCGGCTGGGAACACGTGTTCATTGTCATGGGTGTGTTCGGCATCGTGTTCTCGCTGATCTGGCTGAAGGTTATCCACAGCCCGCGCCAGCACCCGATGGCCAACGAAGCGGAAGTGAAGTTCATCGCCGACAACGGCGGCATGGTCGACATGGACCAGAAACAAGGCAAAAGGGCTGACGGCCCGAAGTGGGATTACATCCGTCAGTTGCTGACCAACCGCATGATGCTCGGCGTGTACCTGGGCCAGTACTGCATCAACGGCATCACTTATTTCTTCCTGACCTGGTTCCCGGTGTACCTGGTGCAGGAGCGTGGCATGACTATTCTCAAGGCCGGTTTCATTGCCTCGTTGCCGGCGATCTGCGGTTTTATCGGCGGCGTCCTCGGCGGGGTGATTTCCGATTACCTGCTGCGCAAGGGCCATTCGCTGACCTTCGCCCGCAAGGCACCGATCATTGCCGGTCTGCTGGTTTCGAGCAGCATCGTGGCCTGCAACTATGTCGACGTTGAATGGATGGTGGTCGGCTTCATGGCCCTGGCGTTCTTCGGCAAAGGCGTGGGTGCACTGGGCTGGGCGGTGGTCTCCGACACCTCGCCGAAACAGATTGCCGGTCTGAGCGGCGGCCTGTTCAACACCTTCGGCAACATCGCCTCGATCACCACGCCGATCGTCATCGGCTACATCATCAGCTCCACCGGTTCGTTCAAATGGGCGCTGGTGTTCGTCGGCGCCAACGCACTGGTGGCGGTAATCAGCTACCTGGTGATCGTCGGCCCGATCAAACGTGTGGTACTGAAAGAGCCGCCAGCCAATGGCGGTTCCGAAGCCACCGGTAAATTGTCTCAAGCGCATTCCTGA